A segment of the Nerophis lumbriciformis unplaced genomic scaffold, RoL_Nlum_v2.1 HiC_scaffold_165, whole genome shotgun sequence genome:
atttaaaaaaaaaaaaagggttattgTCAATTTCGGCAACCTTCCCTATATTTCGttacataaacaaaaaacaaagtataACGTTTTAACATTACACACATCCAGCGCAGAGTCAAGTGAGCCGTGGTTGTTGTACACAGAGGGCTAACTCGTTATACTTCTTAAGCTGATCCATAAACCCATATCATGTTTgacccaattttttatttttttttgcaataaataaataaagcaaataataacgcaatcaagaatattgaatgttttttttcagTCAAGAGTATCGAGGTAGAAAACAACAGTCGCCGTGCTGTCTGGTGAAGTGGGCGCTATAGCCTTTTTAGCTcctgagctaatgctagcaagctaGCCTAGCAACGAGAACAATCACTGACTGACGCCTGAAATGAGGCGTTGTAAAGCAACAACGTCGTGACTCAATTCTATCACAAGCAAATGatcatataagaaaaaaatgtggTGGTTTTAACCTGTAATTCGGCACGCTCCACATCCCATTGTGCTCGCTCCACTTCGAATCGGGCCCATTCGTGCTGCAGGAAGTGTAAGATCCCCGGGATACTGTACTGCGCCCGAGCCGCCTCCCCTACGTCGCCATCAGGCAGTGGTCCTTTACCAGCGCCGGGTAACACggagttgttattattgttgaagAACACGCCGGGACCCGCCTGTTCGTCCATGGCCGGGCTCGGTGGAAACGAATTGTCCTCTTGTCTCACTGTTTCTTGTCGATAAATGCAaggaaaggctaaaaaaaaaaagctatcgaCGGCGTACCGTCTTCTTGAGTCCGTGGAATGAACTCACTTTCTGACAGCTAGCTGTCATCCAATGACGTCAGCGCAGAGGACCCGCCCACACACACTGGCTGGTTGAGTGGGTGTCAGAGTCTATATGCAATACATTACACCAGCACCAGAAACCTTCTATGGCTTACCTACATTACACCAGCAAATACATATACTTAAAACATGAAGAGAAATTATCCTTACTCCAACAAATAATAACATAACGGTTGGGTCAACACAACTTTATTTGTACGATGGGAATTTCTAAGTAAAAATCTATACAATGGCCTCATTCAGGTTTTGGTTGCTCTCAGAGGGCTGGTTGTCACTgtcaaaacaaaataaatcataatatcggtaacactttagtatggggaacatattcaccattaattcgtttcttattaacatgcaaatttgtaacatattggctctttatTAGTCATTATTTAGTACTTATTAATACATTCttctgcatgaccttattatacaaccagtaagccattaactaagagtcttccctcaataacctcagaattatagcTTATTAGTAAccttaacccttatatgttcccctagtgtccaaattactctaaattaagtctttgttacttagaatatgtcccccatactaaagtgttaccataatatCATGTTTTGCTAACAACTTGGTGGATAACTAgcatttaaaatggaaaaaaaacaacagaaacagTAAATTTTAAGTCATGGTACACATTTCCTGCTCAAATTAAAAATAACTAGAAACCCAATTGGGCTCTTAGTTACTGTGATCTATACTATCGAACTAACGAAGGCAGTAATTTCTGATCAAAGCTAAATTATAGAATAACCATAAACttgtttcttgtatatatatatgatatgtcttgttcacgagtgagggaagagtggatcgtgagatcgacaggcggatcggtgcggcatcttcagtaatgcggacgctgtatcgatccgttgtggtgaagaaggagctgagccggaaggcaaagctctcaatttaccggtcgatctacgttcccatcctcacctatggtcatgagctttgggttatgaccgaaaggacaagatcacgggtacaagcggccgaagtgggtttcctccgccgggtcgcagggctctcccttagagatagggtgagaagctttgtcatccgggggtagctcaaagtaaagccgctgctcctccacatcgagaggagccagatgaggtggttcgggcatctggtcaggatgccacccgatcgccttcctcgggaggtgtttagggcacgtccgaccggtagaaggccacggggaagacccaggacacgttgggaagactatgtctcccggctggcctgggaacgcctcgggatcccccgggaggagctggacgaagtggctggtgagagggaagtttgggcttccctgcttaggctgctgcccccgcgacccgacctcggataagccgaagaagatggatggttggatgaatATATGATATGCAATGCTCATATGCAACATACTGTAGCCTGAGGCTCAGAATAATCACATGATTAAAATATGACATTGGAATGTACATTACTCAAAAACAGAAGATAatggaaatgattactttaaggcTTATGGTGATGAAAAATAAGAAATTaggttaaaaaaagaaagtagCATAAGGGAAAAGTAAATGTCACATATCAAATGAGCATAGGATACACATGCACAATCATATATGTACAACAGATTATACAAGGAGAACATTTCGGGTGAACATTCAAAAGGAACTCAACCAATGTGTACATAATTTCAATTTGTAGAGATGGCTACATTCTACTTGATACAGACATTATGTGGACAAGAATCACAGCATACTAAGAGACATGAATGTAATCTGTGAAAGTGTTCTGAGCATTTGAAGGTTTTAGAAGAAGCTGGTCTTGAGTTTGATGGTCGGTGCAGCTTGGACTGTTGGTTGAGCTTGTCGTGCTGCATCTTTGGCTTTGCTGCTGGCCTGGTTTGCCCGAACAGCAGATTCCAGGCGGGTTTTAAGCTCAGGTGCAGCACCAATTACTGTCTTGAAGGCAGCTGGATATAGAGGACCTATACGCATTAAGTTCTGAAGGGCAAAGTCATGTAAGTCTTTGGAGGCTTGGGAGGCAGAGGGAATGGTATTTTCATCCAAAAGGTAGGAGATGAGAGTTGGAACAAGAAGAGCCACCAACTGCACACCTATTGGACACATTCAAACATGATATTATACATTGAAAATTAAAACAGGCTACATTACACAAAGTATTCATGTAGATGCATGCTTTCTTTGCTTGGCAATTCAGAGAAGGGAAAGAAAAATGTTATACCAATTTTTAACTCTGTGGTCAAGATAGAATAAAACTGATACAAATTAATGATTCCTTATATTACAATGCAGAATATAAGATATTTCAAGTGCTTGCGGTAAATTTCATATTTGAGCACAAATATCTATATTAGCGCTGCCAATCTATTATAATTTTCAAACTGATTAATCATGGGGTGGTTGTGGATTAATTTTGATTACTCGTGACTCATCTATATTCATTGTGTTTCATTATTCATGAGCCACGAgacttaatatatatacacacttaaaaGTGTTAATGAAAAACCTTTAACATCATGTtaagaaaaatgtgtttattcAAACAAACTTTTAGCCACATTAAATGAatctgttactatttttgtgttattaatgtgcaaTTTTAAGATAGAAGTGCTTCCGGTGAGAAAGAAAACTCATTCCTGCAGAGTGTGAACAATACTTTGTCGGTCGACTATTCCGTCAAGTTTTTTTGTAATCAAATTTCCCACGAAGAGAGCCAACGTGCTGTTCAGCGTTTTCCATGTTAACTTGCTTGGTTCTGCAGCGTGTCAGCCAGATCAACTTCCAATTTCCGCATGCGTAACGATAAACACCACCTGGACAAACTGCCTAAAACACTTTGCCAAAAATGTTTTAGGGGTTCTGAATTATACACATTTTAATTAATAATgattatggattaatctgctttgatgcatcattttttttaatgtaccggtatatatttgtCATTGTGCTGGATAGTCAATATATGTTCAAAACCAAAATGTTCTGTGCATCAATGCAATGAGAAGAAATGCACAAATATAAATAGAACCCAAAACACCAAAATTGTCAGTAAACTGATGCTGGCATTCTAAAAATAGTCTTTGATGCTCTTTTTGTGCTGATGTAGTGCACGCCCACAGACACTGAACTGAATACTTTAATAGAGCTCCCTTCCAGAAACTGTAGACTCAAATGGAAAACTACATTACAAAGTACATTAGTGATCCATTAAGCAAAGAGATACTTACGATTCTTCTCCTCACCCATTCCGACCAGATTCTCCAGGACCTTGATGCCCTCCTGCACAGCCTGCAGCTCGGCGGCAGTCCTTGGCCGACTGCGTTCAACCGCCTTCAGTTTCTCCACCATGAGGGGAGCCAGAGCATGAATGTACGGGGTAGAAAGGGGGCGGGTGGAATGCTGAAACACTGACAGCAGCAGCTGATAACACCGTGCCTGAACCTGTGGTAAAGCAACAGAATAAGAGTGGAATTACCAAAGTTAACAAGCCACATCCAGGATATACAATGTGTTTAAGGAACCTTTTTAGTTTCAAGCACTTACCCATGGATCACTAGAGTTGAGGGCATTACGGAAGCGCTCCATGCAGCCCTTCTGCAGGACAGTCACCCCTACAAGTTCATTACTAGCAGAGAGCAGGAAGAGTGTAATCGCTGTCAACATGCTGATCTCATCCAAATCAGGCCTGGACTCATCTAAAGAAAAACACAAGTTTGACAAATAACATGTCCTCGCCTCATGGGTCTTCCTTCCATATAActgtgtagagcaggggtgtcaaacatacggcctgagggccggattaggcccgcaaacaggttttatacttggctgagtttgccaagtataaaaattaaccttaaatttttaaatgaaagaaacagccgttctaaatgtgtccactggatgtcacaatagcaattccttgtatctttgtagatgatgctacatatgtaaaaaataaaccacatgatgttcgtacatcagtcgaggaaaatgatcaaactacataaataacatcctgtaatttgattttgatataactttttttatcttgatagattgaaaataacaccaatgagttgattgatgaacattatcacataatttattcagaaaatataaataacgacaaaaaaatatagaatactattaaccgcaacatgcaagtgtaaaaaaacaaaacaacattatgatttgtacactttcataatgtgctcgttctatttttaaaccaaaaaaacaatctgaaattgtctttatttttaagttatcgtgccgtgattttaccagtccggcccacttgggagtagatttttctccatgtggcccctgatctacaattagtttgacacccctggtgtacagtAAGGCTATTTAGTGGTAAATGGTAAGAtcatttaccatttagtggtaaatgTTAAATGGTGATGGTAAGTGTTGGTAACTGTTAACATATTTGCAGatttttgcattgacattttaaccttgctagcaaacagagaacaatggggtCCAAATTTGTGATTAGCAtacctgaggcgttcctcaaggcacccctttaagtcgtgtcctttttggcagttacacattgtttttcgtaatttgatttatgtaactaaggtattGCTTTAGCTTTACtttagatgcagtcagtagtcattcgttcaacttctttagttatacgagtagtgttcctcaaggttccattttaggtcctctctttttcatcatttgggctattcaactggtggcccgcatgtttagttaaaaaaaacttgtgagacacTCACATATGATCTCTGACTAGCTGTTTTgcaggaggtccttaaaaacagcatagcactcCTATAACTCTgacaaatagaccaaaatcaaatggttGGTTCTCGCGAATATACAAATTAAGAATAGTAATACAAGCTTTCTATTATTAG
Coding sequences within it:
- the LOC140678259 gene encoding HEAT repeat-containing protein 5B-like isoform X1, producing MELLVFILVRHLPQLNTRVKESPSHVPMRPQRLPEESARLVANTVAILAELPSLCSPAGSMTILPTVLFLITGVLRETAVKTADNSVSTSVSAALQGIKTIITSPVARVDNLQTQWTALVRSSLASVLEDSQPDESRPDLDEISMLTAITLFLLSASNELVGVTVLQKGCMERFRNALNSSDPWVQARCYQLLLSVFQHSTRPLSTPYIHALAPLMVEKLKAVERSRPRTAAELQAVQEGIKVLENLVGMGEEKNRVQLVALLVPTLISYLLDENTIPSASQASKDLHDFALQNLMRIGPLYPAAFKTVIGAAPELKTRLESAVRANQASSKAKDAARQAQPTVQAAPTIKLKTSFF